One window of the Candidatus Methanoperedens sp. genome contains the following:
- a CDS encoding nucleotidyltransferase domain-containing protein, translated as MISEKDKEIIIKYAKKYKVTSIILFGSSTKKDKEFNDIDIGVKGIEPRLFFDFYAELFKNLSKPVDLVDLSRKTLFTKLVEENGVRIYG; from the coding sequence ATGATCTCAGAAAAAGATAAAGAAATAATCATAAAATATGCCAAAAAATATAAAGTTACATCTATAATATTATTTGGTTCCTCAACAAAAAAAGACAAAGAATTTAATGATATAGATATCGGGGTAAAGGGAATTGAACCGCGCTTATTCTTTGATTTTTATGCAGAGTTATTCAAAAATCTATCAAAACCAGTTGATCTTGTTGACCTGTCCAGAAAAACTCTATTCACTAAACTTGTGGAAGAAAATGGAGTAAGAATTTATGGGTGA